In one Brienomyrus brachyistius isolate T26 chromosome 5, BBRACH_0.4, whole genome shotgun sequence genomic region, the following are encoded:
- the LOC125742408 gene encoding actin-related protein 2/3 complex subunit 1B-B-like → MAYHNFLLEPISCHAWNKDRSQIALCPNNHDVHIYKKDGAKWTKVHELKEHNGQVTGIDWAPESNRIVTCGTDRNAYVWTLKGAQWKPMLVILRINRAARCVKWSPKENKFAVGSGSRLISICYFEQENDWWVCKHIKKPIRSTVLSLDWHPNNVLLAAGSCDFKCRIFSAYIKEVEEKPGPTPWGSKMPFGEVLFESSGTTGWVHSVSFSGTGNRVAWTAHDSVIAVADGEKTATISSCSSDSLPLLCVTFITENSLVAAGHDCYPVLFVYDAGKGSITFGGKLDVPKQSAQRGVSARERFQNMDKKATSEREEATLDSLHKNSISQVSILEGGKSKCTKFCTTGMDGGMAIWDIKTLESALKNLKIA, encoded by the exons ATGGCGTACCATAATTTTTTGTTGGAGCCCATCAGTTGCCACGCCTGGAACAAGGACAGAAGCC AGATCGCTTTGTGCCCGAACAATCATGATGTCCACATTTACAAGAAGGACGGAGCCAAGTGGACAAAGGTTCATGAGCTGAAGGAACATAATGGCCAGGTGACAG GTATCGACTGGGCCCCGGAAAGTAACCGCATCGTCACTTGTGGCACTGACCGCAATGCCTACGTCTGGACCCTGAAGGGAGCCCAGTGGAAACCTATGCTGGTCATACTGAGGATAAACCGTGCGGCTCGCTGCGTTAAATGGTCCCCCAAAGAAAACAAGTTTGCCGTGGGAAGCGGATCCCGCCTCATCTCGATTTGCTACTTTGAGCAAGAAAACGACTG GTGGGTTTGCAAGCACATCAAAAAACCAATTCGCTCCACAGTCCTTAgtttggactggcatcccaacaACGTCCTGCTGGCAGCCGGATCTTGTGACTTCAAATGCAG AATTTTCTCTGCCTACATCAAAGAGGTTGAGGAGAAGCCTGGCCCAACGCCCTGGGGTTCTAAGATGCCCTTTGGCGAGGTGCTGTTCGAGTCGAGCGGCACCACTGGCTGGGTCCACAGCGTTTCCTTCTCTGGCACCGGGAATCGCGTGGCCTGGACAGCCCATGATAGCGTGATAGCCGTGGCCGATGGAGAGAAGACCGCTAC AATCAGCAGCTGCAGCTCAGATTCCCTGCCTCTGCTGTGTGTGACATTCATCACCGAGAACAGCCTGGTGGCAGCA GGGCACGACTGCTACCCGGTGCTCTTTGTCTACGACGCGGGCAAAGGCTCGATCACTTTCGGCGGGAAGCTGGACGTGCCCAAGCAGAGCGCCCAGCGAGGGGTGAGTGCCAGGGAACGCTTCCAGAACATGGACAAGAAGGCCACGTCGGAGCGGGAGGAGGCCACGCTGGACTCTCTGCATAAGAACAGCATCAG CCAAGTTTCTATCCTGGAGGGTGGGAAAAGCAAGTGCACTAAATTCTGTACCACTggaatggatggagggatggctaTTTGGGACATCAAG ACCCTGGAATCTGCTTTGAAAAATTTGAAGATTGCTTAA
- the LOC125742407 gene encoding actin-related protein 2/3 complex subunit 1A-like, producing the protein MSLHQFLLEPITCHAWNRDRSQIAVSPNNHEVHIYKKSGNQWMKTHELKEHNGHITGIDWAPKSDRIVTCGADRNAYVWSQKDGVWKPTLVILRINRAATFVKWSPLENKFAVGSGARLISVCYFESENDWWVSKHIKKPIRSTVLSLDWHPNNVLLAAGSCDFKCRVFSAYIKEVDEKPGATPWGSKMPFGQVMAEFGGAGSGGWVHSVCFSGSGNRLAWVSHDSTVNFVDATKGNAPSQIKTEFLPFLSVVFVSESSIVAAGHDCCPMMFSSDDHGSLTFISKLDIPKQSIQRNISAMERFRNMDKRATTEDRNTILETLHQNSITQVSIFEGDKRDCRKFCTTGIDGAMTIWDFKTLESSIQGLRIM; encoded by the exons ATGTCTCTGCACCAGTTTCTCCTGGAGCCCATCACTTGTCACGCGTGGAATCGGGACAGAAGTC AAATTGCAGTCAGCCCAAATAATCATGAAGTCCATATCTACAAAAAGAGTGGAAATCAGTGGATGAAGACCCACGAATTGAAGGAACACAATGGCCACATTACAG GCATTGACTGGGCACCTAAGAGTGACCGCATTGTGACCTGCGGCGCAGACCGTAATGCCTATGTGTGGAGCCAGAAGGATGGTGTATGGAAACCGACTTTGGTGATTTTGCGGATCAACCGGGCCGCCACCTTCGTGAAGTGGTCTCCCCTGGAGAACAAGTTTGCTGTTGGCAGTGGGGCTCGTTTAATCTCTGTGTGTTATTTTGAGTCTGAAAATGACTG GTGGGTCAGCAAACACATCAAGAAACCAATTCGTTCAACTGTCCTAAgtttggactggcatccaaacAATGTCCTCCTGGCAGCCGGGTCATGTGACTTCAAATGCAG GGTCTTTTCTGCTTACATCAAAGAAGTGGATGAAAAGCCAGGTGCCACCCCATGGGGCTCCAAGATGCCGTTTGGACAGGTCATGGCTGAGTTTGGGGGTGCGGGGAGCGGAGGATGGGTCCACAGTGTGTGCTTCTCCGGTAGCGGGAATAGGCTAGCTTGGGTCAGCCACGACAGCACAGTCAATTTCGTTGATGCTACTAAAGGAAACGC GCCTTCCCAGATAAAAACGGAATTCCTCCCGTTCCTGAGTGTCGTGTTTGTCTCAGAGAGCAGCATTGTGGCAGCT GGACACGACTGCTGTCCAATGATGTTCAGCAGCGATGACCATGGCAGCCTGACCTTCATCTCAAAGTTAGACATTCCAAAACAGAGCATTCAGCGCAATATCTCTGCCATGGAACGCTTCCGCAACATGGACAAGAGAGCCACCACCGAGGACCGGAACACTATCCTGGAGACCCTGCACCAGAATAGCATCAC CCAAGTGTCTATATTTGAAGGAGACAAAAGAGATTGTCGTAAATTCTGCACTACAGGTATCGACGGGGCAATGACCATATGGGATTTCAAA ACTCTAGAGTCCTCCATCCAAGGGCTGCGGATCATGTAA